From Cricetulus griseus strain 17A/GY chromosome 1 unlocalized genomic scaffold, alternate assembly CriGri-PICRH-1.0 chr1_0, whole genome shotgun sequence, a single genomic window includes:
- the Trpc3 gene encoding short transient receptor potential channel 3 isoform X7 produces the protein MSTKVRKCREPARVTLPAPEEEEDGEAEGAESQRRRRGWRGVNGGLEPPCQRAPPSPGPDASSEGSPSRWRTAGMRDKGRRQAVRGPAFMFGARGPSLTAEEERFLDAAEYGNIPVVRKMLEESQTLNVNCVDYMGQNALQLAVGNEHLEVTELLLKKENLARIGDALLLAISKGYVRIVEAILGHPGFAASRRLTLSPCEQELRDDDFYAYDEDGTRFSPDITPIILAAHCHKYEVVHLLLLKGARIERPHDYFCRCADCAEKQRLDAFSHSRSRINAYKGLASPAYLSLSSEDPVLTALELSNELAKLANIEKEFKNDYRKLSMQCKDFVVGVLDLCRDSEEVEAILNGDLESAEPLETHRHKASLSRVKLAIKYEVKKFVAHPNCQQQLLTIWYENLSGLREQTIAIKCLVVLVVALGLPFLAIGYWIAPCSRLGKILRSPFMKFVAHAASFIIFLGLLVFNASDRFEGITTLPNITVIDYPKQIFRVKTTQFTWTEMLIMVWVLGMMWSECKELWLEGPREYIVQLWNVLDFGMLSIFIAAFTARFLAFLQATKAQQYVDNHVQESDLSEVTLPPEVQYFTYARDKWLPSDPQIISEGLYAIAVVLSFSRIAYILPANESFGPLQISLGRTVKDIFKFMVLFIMVFLAFMIGMFILYSYYLGAKVNPAFTTVEESFKTLFWSIFGLSEVTSVVLKYDHKFIENIGYVLYGIYNVTMVVVLLNMLIAMINSSYQEIEDDSDVEWKFARSKLWLSYFDDGKTLPPPFSLVPSPKSFVYFVMRITNFSKCRRRRLQKDLELGMGNSKSRQIMKRLIKRYVLKAQVDKENDEVNEGELKEIKQDISSLRYELLEDKSQATEELAILIHKLSEKLNPSVLRCE, from the exons ATGTCCACCAAGGTCAGGAAGTGCCGGGAGCCCGCGAGGGTGACCTTGCCTgcgccggaggaggaggaggatggcgAGGCCGAGGGAGCCGAGTCGCAGCGCCGCCGCCGGGGCTGGAGGGGCGTCAACGGCGGGCTGGAGCCGCCCTGCCAGCGCGCGCCGCCGTCCCCGGGGCCCGACGC GTCCTCCGAGGGCAGCCCATCGAGGTGGCGCACTGCAGGGATGCGAGACAAGGGCAGGCGCCAGGCGGTGCGTGGTCCGGCGTTCATGTTTGGTGCTCGTGGGCCCAGCCTCACAGCTGAGGAGGAACGCTTCCTGGACGCTGCAGAGTACGGCAACATCCCAGTGGTGCGTAAGATGCTGGAGGAGTCACAAACGCTCAATGTCAACTGTGTGGACTACATGGGCCAGAACGCACTGCAGCTGGCTGTAGGCAATGAGCATCTGGAGGTGACCGAGTTGCTGCTGAAAAAGGAGAACCTGGCACGTATCGGTGATGCACTGCTGCTAGCCATCAGCAAGGGCTATGTGCGCATCGTGGAGGCCATCCTTGGCCACCCAGGCTTTGCGGCAAGCCGGCGCCTGACACTTAGCCCTTGCGAGCAGGAACTGCGGGACGATGACTTTTATGCTTATGATGAGGATGGCACGCGCTTCTCGCCTGACATCACGCCCATCATCCTGGCTGCACACTGCCATAAGTACGAGGTGGTGCACCTGCTGCTACTCAAGGGTGCGCGCATCGAGCGGCCACACGACTACTTCTGTCGTTGCGCCGACTGTGCCGAGAAACAGAGGCTTGATGCCTTCAGCCACTCGAGGTCTAGGATCAACGCCTACAAGGGGCTGGCCAGCCCTGCATACTTGTCGCTCTCCAGCGAGGACCCGGTGCTCACAGCCCTGGAACTCAGCAATGAACTGGCCAAGCTAGCCAACATAGAGAAGGAGTTCAAG AATGATTACAGGAAGCTCTCCATGCAATGCAAAGACTTTGTAGTGGGCGTGCTGGACCTGTGTCGAGACTCTGAGGAGGTAGAAGCCATTCTGAATGGAGATTTGGAGTCAGCAGAGCCCctggagacacacagacacaaggcTTCACTGAGTCGTGTCAAACTTGCCATTAAGTATGAAGTAAAAAAG TTTGTGGCTCACCCCAACTGCCAACAACAGCTTTTGACGATCTGGTATGAGAACCTTTCTGGCCTCCGGGAGCAGACCATCGCTATCAAGTGCCTGGTCGTGTTGGTCGTGGCCTTGGGCCTTCCATTCCTTGCTATCGGCTATTGGATTGCACCTTGTAGCAGG CTGGGGAAAATTCTTCGAAGCCCTTTCATGAAGTTCGTGGCACATGCTGCCTCCTTCatcatctttctgggtctgcttGTGTTCAATGCCTCAGACAGGTTTGAAGGTATCACCACACTGCCAAACATCACTGTTATTGACTATCCCAAGCAGATCTTCAGGGTGAAGACCACCCAGTTCACATGGACGGAAATGCTTATTATGGTCTGGGTTCTTG GGATGATGTGGTCTGAGTGCAAGGAGCTCTGGCTGGAAGGACCCCGGGAATACATCGTGCAGCTGTGGAACGTGCTTGATTTCGGCATGCTCTCCATCTTCATTGCTGCCTTCACAGCCAGGTTCCTAGCCTTCCTGCAGGCAACCAAAGCACAGCAGTATGTGGACAACCACGTGCAAGAGAGCGACCTGAGTGAAGTCACGCTCCCACCTGAGGTTCAGTATTTCACGTATG CTAGAGATAAATGGCTCCCTTCAGACCCTCAGATCATATCTGAAGGCCTCTATGCCATAGCTGTGGTACTAAGCTTCTCCAGGATTGCATACATCCTCCCTGCGAACGAGAGCTTTGGGCCCTTGCAGATCTCCCTTGGAAGGACTGTGAAGGACATATTCAAGTTCATGGTTCTGTTCATTATGGTGTTTCTGGCTTTCATGATTGGCATGTTCATCCTTTATTCTTACTACCTTGGGGCCAAAGTCAATCCTGCTTTTACCAC TGTGGAAGAAAGTTTCAAGACTTTGTTTTGGTCCATATTTGGACTGTCTGAAGTGACTTCTGTTGTCCTCAAATATGATCACAAATTCATAGAGAATATTGGATATGTCCTTTATGGAATATACAATGTAACTATGGTGGTTGTTTTACTCAACATGCTAATTGCTATGATTAATAGCTCATACCAAGAAATTGAG GATGACAGTGATGTAGAATGGAAGTTCGCACGTTCAAAACTTTGGTTATCCTACTTTGATGATGGAAAAACATTACCTCCACCCTTCAGCCTGGTCCCTAGTCCAAAATCGTTTGTTTATTTCGTCATGCGGATCACTAACTTTTCCAAATGCAGGAGAAGAAGACTTCAGAAGGATCTGGAGTTGGGAATGGGTAACTCCAAGTCCAGG
- the Trpc3 gene encoding short transient receptor potential channel 3 isoform X8 → MSTKVRKCREPARVTLPAPEEEEDGEAEGAESQRRRRGWRGVNGGLEPPCQRAPPSPGPDASSEGSPSRWRTAGMRDKGRRQAVRGPAFMFGARGPSLTAEEERFLDAAEYGNIPVVRKMLEESQTLNVNCVDYMGQNALQLAVGNEHLEVTELLLKKENLARIGDALLLAISKGYVRIVEAILGHPGFAASRRLTLSPCEQELRDDDFYAYDEDGTRFSPDITPIILAAHCHKYEVVHLLLLKGARIERPHDYFCRCADCAEKQRLDAFSHSRSRINAYKGLASPAYLSLSSEDPVLTALELSNELAKLANIEKEFKNDYRKLSMQCKDFVVGVLDLCRDSEEVEAILNGDLESAEPLETHRHKASLSRVKLAIKYEVKKFVAHPNCQQQLLTIWYENLSGLREQTIAIKCLVVLVVALGLPFLAIGYWIAPCSRLGKILRSPFMKFVAHAASFIIFLGLLVFNASDRFEGITTLPNITVIDYPKQIFRVKTTQFTWTEMLIMVWVLGMMWSECKELWLEGPREYIVQLWNVLDFGMLSIFIAAFTARFLAFLQATKAQQYVDNHVQESDLSEVTLPPEVQYFTYARDKWLPSDPQIISEGLYAIAVVLSFSRIAYILPANESFGPLQISLGRTVKDIFKFMVLFIMVFLAFMIGMFILYSYYLGAKVNPAFTTVEESFKTLFWSIFGLSEVTSVVLKYDHKFIENIGYVLYGIYNVTMVVVLLNMLIAMINSSYQEIEDDSDVEWKFARSKLWLSYFDDGKTLPPPFSLVPSPKSFVYFVMRITNFSKCRRRRLQKDLELGMGNSKSRLNLFTQSNSRVFESHSFNSILNQPTRYQGVVCEH, encoded by the exons ATGTCCACCAAGGTCAGGAAGTGCCGGGAGCCCGCGAGGGTGACCTTGCCTgcgccggaggaggaggaggatggcgAGGCCGAGGGAGCCGAGTCGCAGCGCCGCCGCCGGGGCTGGAGGGGCGTCAACGGCGGGCTGGAGCCGCCCTGCCAGCGCGCGCCGCCGTCCCCGGGGCCCGACGC GTCCTCCGAGGGCAGCCCATCGAGGTGGCGCACTGCAGGGATGCGAGACAAGGGCAGGCGCCAGGCGGTGCGTGGTCCGGCGTTCATGTTTGGTGCTCGTGGGCCCAGCCTCACAGCTGAGGAGGAACGCTTCCTGGACGCTGCAGAGTACGGCAACATCCCAGTGGTGCGTAAGATGCTGGAGGAGTCACAAACGCTCAATGTCAACTGTGTGGACTACATGGGCCAGAACGCACTGCAGCTGGCTGTAGGCAATGAGCATCTGGAGGTGACCGAGTTGCTGCTGAAAAAGGAGAACCTGGCACGTATCGGTGATGCACTGCTGCTAGCCATCAGCAAGGGCTATGTGCGCATCGTGGAGGCCATCCTTGGCCACCCAGGCTTTGCGGCAAGCCGGCGCCTGACACTTAGCCCTTGCGAGCAGGAACTGCGGGACGATGACTTTTATGCTTATGATGAGGATGGCACGCGCTTCTCGCCTGACATCACGCCCATCATCCTGGCTGCACACTGCCATAAGTACGAGGTGGTGCACCTGCTGCTACTCAAGGGTGCGCGCATCGAGCGGCCACACGACTACTTCTGTCGTTGCGCCGACTGTGCCGAGAAACAGAGGCTTGATGCCTTCAGCCACTCGAGGTCTAGGATCAACGCCTACAAGGGGCTGGCCAGCCCTGCATACTTGTCGCTCTCCAGCGAGGACCCGGTGCTCACAGCCCTGGAACTCAGCAATGAACTGGCCAAGCTAGCCAACATAGAGAAGGAGTTCAAG AATGATTACAGGAAGCTCTCCATGCAATGCAAAGACTTTGTAGTGGGCGTGCTGGACCTGTGTCGAGACTCTGAGGAGGTAGAAGCCATTCTGAATGGAGATTTGGAGTCAGCAGAGCCCctggagacacacagacacaaggcTTCACTGAGTCGTGTCAAACTTGCCATTAAGTATGAAGTAAAAAAG TTTGTGGCTCACCCCAACTGCCAACAACAGCTTTTGACGATCTGGTATGAGAACCTTTCTGGCCTCCGGGAGCAGACCATCGCTATCAAGTGCCTGGTCGTGTTGGTCGTGGCCTTGGGCCTTCCATTCCTTGCTATCGGCTATTGGATTGCACCTTGTAGCAGG CTGGGGAAAATTCTTCGAAGCCCTTTCATGAAGTTCGTGGCACATGCTGCCTCCTTCatcatctttctgggtctgcttGTGTTCAATGCCTCAGACAGGTTTGAAGGTATCACCACACTGCCAAACATCACTGTTATTGACTATCCCAAGCAGATCTTCAGGGTGAAGACCACCCAGTTCACATGGACGGAAATGCTTATTATGGTCTGGGTTCTTG GGATGATGTGGTCTGAGTGCAAGGAGCTCTGGCTGGAAGGACCCCGGGAATACATCGTGCAGCTGTGGAACGTGCTTGATTTCGGCATGCTCTCCATCTTCATTGCTGCCTTCACAGCCAGGTTCCTAGCCTTCCTGCAGGCAACCAAAGCACAGCAGTATGTGGACAACCACGTGCAAGAGAGCGACCTGAGTGAAGTCACGCTCCCACCTGAGGTTCAGTATTTCACGTATG CTAGAGATAAATGGCTCCCTTCAGACCCTCAGATCATATCTGAAGGCCTCTATGCCATAGCTGTGGTACTAAGCTTCTCCAGGATTGCATACATCCTCCCTGCGAACGAGAGCTTTGGGCCCTTGCAGATCTCCCTTGGAAGGACTGTGAAGGACATATTCAAGTTCATGGTTCTGTTCATTATGGTGTTTCTGGCTTTCATGATTGGCATGTTCATCCTTTATTCTTACTACCTTGGGGCCAAAGTCAATCCTGCTTTTACCAC TGTGGAAGAAAGTTTCAAGACTTTGTTTTGGTCCATATTTGGACTGTCTGAAGTGACTTCTGTTGTCCTCAAATATGATCACAAATTCATAGAGAATATTGGATATGTCCTTTATGGAATATACAATGTAACTATGGTGGTTGTTTTACTCAACATGCTAATTGCTATGATTAATAGCTCATACCAAGAAATTGAG GATGACAGTGATGTAGAATGGAAGTTCGCACGTTCAAAACTTTGGTTATCCTACTTTGATGATGGAAAAACATTACCTCCACCCTTCAGCCTGGTCCCTAGTCCAAAATCGTTTGTTTATTTCGTCATGCGGATCACTAACTTTTCCAAATGCAGGAGAAGAAGACTTCAGAAGGATCTGGAGTTGGGAATGGGTAACTCCAAGTCCAGG